The window CCTGTAACCGATAATCATCATTTTAAGCCGCGCCCCGGGTTACTTGGGCCTTCTATACAGGAACTTAAGGCAATGGATGAAGAGAGTTTTAAAACCCGTTTTCATAATAGCCCTATCAAAAGGCTTAAATACGCGGGCTTAAAGAGAAATCTGGCTTTGGCCGCATCTAGGCCTAAACAGGATTAGGGGTTGACAAGGGCTTGTAAATCGAATACTTACTGCCCCGCTTGTGAAGAAGTATTTTTTATAGGAGATTTTAATGGCAACCCATGCATCAGCTTTAAAAAGACAACGTCAAAACGAAAAACGCAGAGACCGTAACCGTAAAACACGCGCCAATATCCGTACGCTTGTTAAAAGTTTAATGGCCGCTACCAAAAAAGAAGAGGCCGAAAAGCTGTTTCGCAAGGTT is drawn from bacterium and contains these coding sequences:
- the rpsT gene encoding 30S ribosomal protein S20, with the translated sequence MATHASALKRQRQNEKRRDRNRKTRANIRTLVKSLMAATKKEEAEKLFRKVESFIHKAAHKKVLHRKTAARRIAGLSRFVKKLAA